The Quercus robur chromosome 3, dhQueRobu3.1, whole genome shotgun sequence DNA segment aaacgctactatagggccccttgaacctgttatggggactcataaaaaaattttgcaggaaaacgccgctatagggcccaaaaacgtcactatagggcttaaaaacgccactatagggccccttgaacctgttatggggacttataaaaaaaattttgcaggaaaacgccgctatagggcccgaaaacgtcactatagggccccttaacctggtatgggggcttaaaaacgccgctatagggcccgaaaacgtcactatagggcttaaaaacgccactatagggctccttgaatatggggcgacagtggattaaaaaaacatggtactcgagcttggcaagctcgagtacctaaaaaagtggtatatacctatatagtttggaaacagtgtttctgggcaaattattttgaaaattgatggtaatgggccatttttgccccCAGAGCATTGTTTATTAAGGAATACTAGCCCCAACAGTCAATACCTTCATCAATTAAACTCAATTCTCACAAGCCCATACAGCTTCAAACAAACTCAAAGCTAAGCCCAATAAGAAGGCACAAACCCATCAGTTTAGGACCAAATCAACTAAACCAGCCAACCCAtatccaaaaaatcaaaactaagcAACCAAAGACCAACGCAATCTTAAGTCCAACCTTAAATAAGACTAAAAATACATCAACCCATTTTACTCTGAAATTAACTCACCTGCTCAAACCACACAAGCCCAACCCAAATCAAACCAAGCTCTCACGTTCTTCACCGTTTTCATTAACATCCATTAGCAACCTGATCCGATAAAGTAAGAACCACCATATGATATTTTGCAATCAAATTTGGTGTCCTAAACTCATGAAACAAATTAGTGATGACATACATGATAATACCAGGACAATTCTTCCATACTAAACTCAAAATTAGGGGTAGGTTGATGACTGTAACCCAAGCAATATgacaaaatcaatttaaaaacaaaggcaatttttttttttttttaatataagtattCAAAAATTATGGGAGAGAGAGATAGTAAACCCAACATTGTCAACTAATAAGAGTTTCATTTGCTGCGTTTCCACTCTACCCAATTCTTGATTTTTCCCCCCTCAGTTTTGAAGCTTCATGAGCCAGCCTCTGTTTTCAAAGTCTAGTAATTGGTGACAATACTGGTGAATTGACATAATGCTGAACTTAATTCCCTGGTAACTGGTTTACTCCTCTTCTCTATATTGGTTACTCAAACACATATTTCAATTGCGAGCTGCAGGCTTGCATTTTTACTTGTTCTTGATCAAATGGCCCATAATTTGATCAAGAACAGAGATGATAAAGCCTTAGAGGGGCTTGTCCACAAGAACAGAGAAGATTAATGCTTTCTTAAATAGCCAACGTGTCTAATTTATTTGTTGCGTTATGGTGTTTTCTATGTGCAACACATTAGTAAATGAAGTTTCCCTTTACTGATTAAactgataattaaaaaaaaggaaattctaagctttttttttttttttttttttaaatttatttaccTCACTCCTAAATGGGGATATAGTTAAGaatgttctaaaaaaattatgtttcttgCCCATTCTATGTTTGTGgatttacaaataaaattagTCCCACCTCGTGTaaccatttactttttttttttttttttttcatcttcttaaTTAAATGATGAAACTTGTGCTCTAGGGTTGCGAAGAAATTAATCAATTCATGATCTGTTTAAAACTCCATATGAGTAATGAAGTGCCATCAGGGAATTTATCTTATGTCTATATATGAAGTTGTACAGGAAAGGGGAAACTGAACTGCATGTAGTACAAAATGCCATCGTACACATATAATGAAACTCTGAAAAAGAATTTTTcgttcttataatttttttcaaagaaaaccTCCCACATTCACCATACTTTTCCACATTGCATATTTCTATCACTACAACAAACTTGACTTGTTTCAACCCACTTTTCTCAAGGATTGACTAAAAACTGCCGAAACCATCACTAAAAATTGGGGCTTGGGGTAAGTTTGATTAGCTTTATTTCGAGGGTCATTAAAATCCTCGAAATAAACCTATGCAACGCTTAGAATAATCTATTAAAATTAGGCGCgctagtttttagtttttacactCCAGCGCTAATTAGCtccaaatttaaacatttttcaaCGCATCCTATCACAACCTTTGATAGAAGATATCTCAAAATTTCCAACCCTTGAAATAAAgtccaaaattaaattacaaaaggGAAAGCTCATTTTTGTTCACGCTCCACACTCAGAAAATTCTCTCAAAATCGGAGCTCATCTCAGAAAATTCTCTCAAAATCGATCTGAGCTCATCTCAGGAAACTCAAAGATCGGAGCTCATCTCATCTACGACGGGTTGATTTGCGGTGGTCAGCTATCTCATCTCCGACGACAAGCGAGTCGTTGATCGACTGAGCACTCTTCGCCACCCCATTTTCCGATTACAGGTCTGTCTTTCTCTGTTTGTTTCCCGACAAATTATGGAAATTACATAGCAGAACTATCCAAACAATTTTTGGTATTCTCTctcgttttctctctctccatcgGTAGATATTTCTCTTCCTCACCATTGGTATAATTTGGGGGCTAGGATTTGGATTACATGTCCTTTGGTATAATTTGGGGGCTAGGGTTTGGATTACATGTCCTTTGGAATCTGAAGTATGGGTTGGATCTAAGAGGCTTGAACATATTATATTGAAGAAATGCTTAAAAAGGAGTTTCTAAGTGTTAATGGTGTGGTATAACAATAGTATCAATTTAAGAATGGGTTGGATCTATGAGGTTTTTGGCGGTGctatgtttgttaatttttgttttccagTATTTTATCTGAGAGTTTGATgctgattttgaaaattctatgtGTATGTTAATTATTGAAAATCAGCTATAATATAGGTTTCCCCAATGGATATATTGATTATACCAGTGCAGTGCAAGTCTTTGTGTGTCTCAAGCTATTTAAGCTAAAATCAATGCAATTTGATTAAccatttttattggttttttgtgttATGGAGGTTTTTTGAGTTCCCTAATTTTGAAAGGACTGGACTATGTGATATCAAGAAGTTGctacaaatttataatttatacattTGAAACTTGTGTTAAAGAGTACACTTCTCTGTAGGAAATTTGGAGTATACACAAAAGCTTTTGTAGCTGGACTTCCAAAAATCATTAACAATGTCATATCTAGCTCATCTCCTAGTGTAATCTATGATTAAATCACAAAACAATCTTCATTTGTTTGTCACACATGATTCAGATCATAGACAAAGCCTTTTAGATTTTAATCATTTTGCCAACAGATTAACTTATACAATATGGATAGATTATTTATGGTAGATAATGAAGATCAATCTCAAAGAGAAAATCCCATTAGGAAGGTCAAGGATTTAGCTGAGGAACAAAATGAGCATAACCTCTACGCATTCACTCCCAAAAGAAAGTGAGGAAGATAATGCCTCTCAAAATATCATATATggtatatttttctcttaaCTTCTGTtccattttgtttgattgttgaatCCATAGTTATTGCTGCttctcatttaaataaaatgtttggTAGCTCTGTTTTATTGTaggaaataaaaatgatattttttgggTTATTCTTATGTGATACTATTGCGGCTGGTATTAAAGCTCGTGATGGTTTTCTTAGCTGATCCAAATGATATCTTCTTGACAGATGGAGCAAACCCAGCTGTAAATTTTGACttcactttctttttgtttctataaCTGCCAGTATTTTCCATTTCCAATTGATATATTTATGACAGATCGTGTTTCTCTCTTACCAGGTCCATATGATGATGCAATTACTGGTAAGATCAGAAAATGATGGAATTCTTTGTCCCATTCCTCAGTACCCTTTACACTCTGCTTCAATTGATCTCCATGGTGGCACACTGGTATGCTTCTAATTTGTAGCACTTTATTCAGAAGCTCAAGATTGGTTGTACTCAACTGCTAAGTGaaaagactttattttattttattttttcagcatAGATTTTACACTGACCTGACTTGGTAACTTGGAAGTTGGAAAATGGAAATttgatttattcttttttgaattttcattcaaTCTTGAAGTATGGCCATTTTAGGTTCCTTACTATCTCAATGAAGCAACAGGATGGGGATTGTAAGTCTCTTCACTTAAGAAGCAATTGGAGGTTGCCAAGTCCCAAGGCATCATAGTTAGGGCTTTAAATGTTATAAATCCCAGAAACCCAACAGGCCAGGTGTGCTATTAGTAGGTTTGAAGAAGTAGAGATTTGACTAGCAAAGTACCTAAAGTTCACGTAAAAGAGAATGCATTGCTATGTGTCTATTTTTGTCCCTGTACATTATATGATTTTTCTGTTGTACCTGCAGGTTCTTGTGAGGAGAACCAGCGTGACATTGTGGAATTCTGCAGGAAAGGTCTTGTGCTACTGGCAAATGAGGTTGGTAAATTCTTATTAGCAAAAGATGTTGAAACATCATGCAACTCTAGTAACAAATAGAGATTTGAGTACTTGTAGGGAACtaaatttggttttgtttgctCTTTATTGACTCCCTTTGCTTGCTTGGTGCCCTACCAAATAGATCTGATTTGATTTGCTACGTTAAAGTTACAACTTATGTCCAATGAACTTTATACAGGTATATCAGGAAAATGTTAATTGTGAATAGATCATGTGTAATGTACTTGAGCTGATTTTTgtggaatttgaaatttggattaAGTGTCAGGTGTTAATACCATGTTCTATTACTTGGAGATCTAAACTGGATAATAAGGTGTTTACCTGTTTGTAAACTTGGTTCAAAGCCATTATGATCTACTTAACAGctgtgaaattattattttctaattgaATCATTTGTCTTTAAGATCAACAAGACTATTCTGGTGCTCATACGTATGAAAGGATTGATGTGGAGGGATCTTTCCATGCTGAATGGTTCAAGCTTGCCAAACAGTGTAATATAAGTTTTGGAGGTATTCCACTTGAATGAAACTCAAAATAATCCTAATAAATTTCTGCCCAAGACTCTGCTGGGCAGAGCTGACACCACCTCTGCCTGTTGAAATGTATCTCAATTATTACATACTCCGATTAAACACCCCAGCTCTTGCGCAGTCTTATTTCAGTGGTCTTTTGGCCAAGGATGTTACGGTGGAAAACCTCCCCAACTTGGTTAAATCAGGTCTTAAATTTGAGGAGATAGAAAATGATGTGAGTACTCGAGATTATATAAAAAGGATATGGGACTTCACGGGATCACTCTATAACATTGAATCCATGGAATTCAGCATAGAAACTGCAGAGGTATGGACATGTTACGTTTTTCATGCTCTAACTCTCTTATCATTAATTAAATTGCTCAATGCTACTTAATAATATTTGACTTCCTTGACGTTTGGTGGTTGTATTAGGTCTTGTTATTATATGTGGGCTGCAGTACAATTCTTGTTTTGTCAGGCTCCAAAGGTACAAACACTTGTCTTTGAATTGACATTCCTAGGTAGCCATGATGGTTACCCACCTGAAAATCGCTTGGAAGATCACTTGGAGAAGTGGCTTTACGTTCCTGAATGTTTGTCATCACATCTTACAGTCTGTTATAATAAGGAATTTTCAGGGCATGAAGTTGAGATGAACTTGTTCGACAAGTCTTGAAGGAAGCAAATATATTAAAGACAATGAAAATCACTTTTGAAAGTTGTCTAGACTCAGAGATAAAGCTTTGTGCTCGCAAGAAATTAAGAAAGCTTCAAAGGAGGTATCCTACTTGTCAATTTGAATTTGACGAAGGACAAGTTGATTTTTAAGttctctttcttaatttgtGCGAAGCAATAGCTTTATGGGAATGGCCATTGGTCTTTGCATCTTTCATTTTAGTTTGGAAATGTGTATTTTGTCCATTGGTTTGTTTAGTGCAGCTATTTGCCctatgtttgtgtgtttttgttgagGAGGTCATTTAGACTTTTTATAGCGGCTTTGGTTGTGTTTTGTGCAGCCACTAGGCTGATTTGGGTGTTGTATGGCTACTGGCCTTTTGTTCCTGCACAAAGTAGTTTGTTTTCTTGTGCGTGATTTAAATTCTTGTATTTTGAAGCATCTTCTAATCTCTTGGAATGGCCTTGAGAAATCATTCTTTGCCGAACACTCTCAGCATGCTATTAAAGGTGTTGGGTAAAATAGtttattggttttaaaattCTATAGTTAAAATACCAAGTTCCTTTAGGTTAATGTGAAAGTGTCTCCATAAACTTCAAAAATGAAGGGTTTAATGATTTAGGAAGctaattgaattttgttttgttataatatAGATTTGGTAATATGTGGTTCTTTAAAGTCTGTGtatggttgtgtttgttttttttttaggagaaaaaCCTTATTTTAAGGGTCGGGAGACTCTCAAAAAAGGTTAttgtgcttttatttatttttgaatttttctaggGTCGCCAATCCTCCCTAAAGAGGAAACATTTTTTTCAAGGGTCATGTAGGCCATTGAAATTTCTGTTTCAAGGGTCACATAGGCCAtcgaaatttttgttttgagggAATTTGTTTCAAAGGTTATCAAGATCCTTCTAGACcctcaaaatgatatttttttagggtttttaatACTTCTTTTGAGGGTTTTGACCCTCGAAACAAATCAACTTTGTATATGGATTAGAGACTGCAACTTGAGTTAGCCAGATAATTCTTAGTTCATTCATATAGGATTAACCAAGACGAGCAAGTTTTTGATTCAGCTTGAttgggaactttttttttttttttttttttttcatttctttttttctatgaTATTCGTGAGAGATGGGGGGAAGGCGAGAAAGTAAAAACAAGAAATGGATAAGGGAAGAGAAGAATTTGTAGAGATTTTCCCATAATCCCAGTCCAGCCTACCCGACTGATATAATCTAAAATCCATTCTCTGTCCTTTTTAGTAGTAATTGAATAGTGACTCTATTTGTAAGTTCAATGGAAATTACTACGTAGACATTCTAAATTAGCACAACCTAATGCTTAATATATTGGCTGACTTTAACTATTAAGCTCCTCTAGGCTTCTTTATTTGACAAGAACAAGTTCATCAAGGCTTATACTTCGACCAAATGAAGCCCGAGCTTGAGTTTTGAGTTAATTTCTAACAAGCCAAGCCTGAGTGATTCCATGCTCAATTTGATTAGGATTTGCTAACAGCTAAAGTGAACACATTGCTCTAAATGGGTAACAACTAAAACAAGTCCTTAGGAAACCCACTAGAAAGAAACAATACAGACAAGGATGTCATGATTGCTATTTTTCACTCGTAAAATTAAGAGTCCAGGAAATATATGTCCATTTTAGTCATTCTCATGTGTACGGAATATAGGATTTCCACCATCTAATAAGGTAATCACATTactattacaaatttacaataattAATAGTAATGTGCATCTTTTAGTAATCTACATTACTATAAAATTGTGTACAAATAAACGAACCAAACATCATAATTTCACATTTCTATAATGTTTGCCTTATCATTGAGAACCGAACACTACCTTTCTGCCTTTGTCCATCCCATCTTGAGATGACTGCAACTCAGATGATACGTCACTGCATATAGTTAAGGTTTATAGGGTTTTATTAGAAGGTTTTATcttacaaaatagaaaagatGTCCCGATACCCTATGCGTTGAATATAAAGGCTCCCTGCATTGAATGGATTTTTCTGCTATGTTGATCTTTCTTTAGGGTTCTTGTTGTCATGCAGTTGTATGCTACATTCCTTATGAAATAGTTTTAGCACTGTGAGATAATTATCCCACTTGTGATTATAATTTGCACAATATTCACCCATCCTACCATAGTGAAATGTGATCCTAGCTATTTCACCAATATAAATGTCTAAAAAATCAGAAATCCTCATCCATTTTCCCAGATAACGAAATCCTCTTTCCAGTAGACTGAGAATATGCAGCAAGAACTCTACTCTAGGCATTGTTCTTTACACAAAACAGTATGATCAAATTGACAAACTAAAGCATCAATATTGATAATATATAAAGAACTGAATTTAGTCTGTGCCACCTCTCTTGGAAACAATACAACTCATTTACAAACATAACTCAATGATAGTTGAAAATAATGATATCACAACCATGAttcaatcatcaatgacatcAACGAATTGAACTTGCTGGTAAAAGCTCGACAGGGTTCAATGTAGTCATAATCCTTCCACAGAATTTTTATCTGATTTCTAGCAGCCACGGCCCCACATTCACCTCTTCGACAGAAAACAAGgatatcattttcttttcagttttcttgATTTCTTGTATTCTCTCCATTTGTCTTTGAATTGACTTACACCTTCAAGGAAACAGGGGAAAGAATCATAAAATTTATAGACTGCCAGATGTGCAAGTCACAgagaaattcaaaagaaaattttcttaaaacgCACGAGCCGACGTGCCGTACGTGCGCACATTGTTGGGTTATAGAGTAATTATAATTCTTTGACATGACAAATGCATCTTCTTGTGAGGCAACTTGTACGATCAACTTCAGATTACAAATGCTACCTTCAATAAACTAGAATAACCCTCAACATCGTAAGCATGAATGGAAAACTTTTTTCTACAAAATCAAGTAGGAAAACCATAATCATATAATTCCAACATGTTGAAATATTCCCATGTGAGTAGTAAGGTTAGTTAAATAGTGAAGTCCTGCATTGAATTTCAATGAAAAGAGTAAGTGGTTAACATAATACATAATTGAGTCCAAACTCATAGGTTTAAACTTTTGACTTAAGTagtttttctatatattatattaacttcTCAATTTGAGTCTTTCTAAGCCTAGGGTATTCActtcccaacaagtggtatatTAATTAGAAAATGTCTTCCATTCAAAGGGAAGACTAATTGAAGTACTACAAGTGACTTGATAGAAGGCCCCAGGGGGAGATTTGTTGGAATATTCACGTAGTCAAAATGTTGGAAAAGAACACAAATTTGTACCACTAACATCCCTATACTTAGATTCAGTATGTCTTAGCTAAATAACTATTcatatgaaggaaaaaaaaaaaaaaaaaaaccatttcaaCCCATCTTAGAACAAGTATCTAACACTCataaaatttcctaaaattcaaaattttgaaaaataacatatTCTTAGAGTTCATTTCTCATTTGAATTAAGAAACTACCAACAAATGAAttggatacaaccaaatcacaaagaaaaaaatccagtggaaaaaaataaaattgatacactaaaattacaaaatttcaaaccaaaagaCCTGTTCCTCTTTCCAATAGGTACTCCTTAAACATTCATTCCCTAAACTAAAAAGCTATTACAAATTTGGAGAGTACTGCACCTGTCTCCAAACATTTGAGTAGGAATCTTACCCTAAATTTTAGAGACAAAAAGCATTGTTATCAGCCCCCCATATTCATGGAAAGTTGTCTAACACTAACAATTAAGACAAGGGGCTCGTTGAGTCTTTTATGTCACAAAATATcctatttattatatataattgaattaaaatttttattttgtcattggATTGACCATGATTGAATCTCAGTCCGAcctaaaaaatcttgatttttttttttttttaaacagttttgtgtttcaaaactacaacaaataatataatttatccTTTTCCCCCCTCTCAGTTACACCTCGTTAAATGCATCATAAACCCtaatgcaaaaaatagaaaaacaatcCCATTGTCCACCCAGTGTCAGGGATTGAATTTGAATGAAACAAATCTCTAATTACAGGTCAACATACAATCGGATAAgctcaaaatattttcaattgcaaaataaaaaaataaaaaaaaataaaagaagaagaagaatgaggaAGGGGAACCTGGTCATAAGGGTCATCTTGGTCGTTGAGAAGATCAAAGGGATTGATTGAGGAAGGAGTGCCGGAATTGGGAGACTCAGATTGATTGTCACTGATTGGTTCAGGTTACCTACACTTCCTGTTGAGTATTACAATAGCTTTTGTAAGATAAATACATTTTAAGATACAGTGATGAATGAGAGATGGGACAGAGAAGAGAATACCTAAAATTAATACACATCAAGATGGGCTCGGCTTTTTCTCAAACACCTTTTACACAAAAAGATCTATGCACATCGTTTCCTCCAATCACAAGCCCTTCAACACCACAAAGttcataaacaaaattaaaaataaaaactaagcaacatttcttcttcttttcttttggtttcttttttcaatCATTCATTTGTGAGTTCAAACTGCTCTAAGAAAAcgaaatttacaattttttttagataagagTAAATAAATGATAATCtgaacaacaaacaaaataaaaagatttctttaaagcgaaaaaatttcaaaacaaaacaaaaagtttaaaactaaaattcataAGTGGTTTATGAACAAATAGTTGAAACTAATTACTCAGTGAAAACTACAAATGAATTAATCATCCAAAGCTCTTACTACATGCATGAACACAAggattcaacaaattttttatcaCACCAAGAAGAAAAACTTTTCTTATAACTTCATAAAGAAGCAACATCTCTTCTATCACTGCAACTCAAACATTTAAAAAGATTAGTTAAGGCTTTTACCTCTTACACCAAGAAAATCTGTTGAATGAAGATATCAACTTTGCTCTCTTTTAGAGTTTCTTGAAAGCTTAGACGTTCAGAAGCaaatatctcaaaattttcacCTCCATGAGTCCATGTATCTTTCCGCATTAGTCCTAGTATAAGATTCAGGATTTTCTCGAGGTAGCACAAATCTAGCAATAGCTTTTGCTCCTTCCgctgcaacaattttttttttcttttctttttttttttgcttttcttttttttttgcttttttatttattttttttttttttttattttttaataatcaagaaaattgattgaaaacaAGCTGGAAACCCAGCAACAATGtacaaacaacaaacaaacaagactCCTAAAAAGGCAAGCCAACAGCAACAAATACCAGTCTACCACAAATACAGCAGCTACTATAACCTACATATACTAGAGCAGGActacaacaacaaagaaaaaatttattccaCCCCTAAGACAACTATCTGAAGATTCTCCAATTACGTGAGACATCTATTCACTAGGCACTGAGTCTGACCAGTAACTTCTTAAACCCGTACTATCAAGGTTGAgatttggaaaattaaaaattccttGGGGGTCC contains these protein-coding regions:
- the LOC126717242 gene encoding alanine aminotransferase 1, mitochondrial-like — protein: MPLKISYMLVMVFLADPNDIFLTDGANPAVHMMMQLLVRSENDGILCPIPQYPLHSASIDLHGGTLVLVRRTSVTLWNSAGKVLCYWQMRSTRLFWCSYV